In Bubalus kerabau isolate K-KA32 ecotype Philippines breed swamp buffalo chromosome 4, PCC_UOA_SB_1v2, whole genome shotgun sequence, one DNA window encodes the following:
- the TMEM215 gene encoding transmembrane protein 215 yields MRPDDINPRTGLVVALVSVFLVFGFMFTVSGMKGETLGNIPLLAIGPAICLPGIAAIALARKTEGCTKWPENELLWVRKLPCFRKPKDKDVVELLRTPSDLESGKGSSDELAKKAGLRGKPSLQGQGELPMASSITTPTPMEEGECQSPGQSGRREETSRYLDGYCPSGSSLTYSALDAKCLAWDRSEHPEPEDSIFFVPQDSIIVCSYKQNSPYDRYCCYINQSQGRWDHETIV; encoded by the coding sequence ATGCGGCCCGATGACATCAACCCGAGGACTGGGCTGGTTGTGGCCCTGGTCAGTGTCTTCCTGGTCTTTGGCTTCATGTTCACCGTCTCTGGGATGAAAGGAGAGACTCTGGGGAACATCCCCCTCCTGGCCATAGGGCCCGCCATCTGCCTGCCAGGCATTGCGGCCATTGCCCTGGCCAGGAAAACCGAGGGCTGCACCAAGTGGCCCGAGAATGAGCTGCTGTGGGTCCGAAAGTTGCCTTGCTTCCGGAAACCCAAGGACAAGGATGTGGTGGAACTACTGAGGACCCCTTCAGACCTGGAGTCAGGCAAGGGGAGTTCAGATGAGCTGGCTAAGAAGGCGGGCCTCAGGGGGAAGCCTTCCCTCCAAGGGCAGGGCGAGTTGCCTATGGCCAGCTCCATCACCACCCCCACACCCATGGAGGAAGGAGAATGCCAGAGCCCTGGCCAGAGCGGGCGTCGGGAGGAGACGTCCAGATACTTGGATGGCTACTGTCCCTCAGGCAGCTCCCTCACCTACAGTGCCTTGGATGCCAAGTGCTTAGCCTGGGACAGGTCTGAGCATCCTGAGCCCGAGGATAGCATCTTCTTCGTGCCCCAGGACAGTATCATCGTTTGCTCCTACAAGCAGAACAGCCCCTATGACAGATACTGTTGTTACATCAATCAGAGCCAAGGCAGGTGGGACCACGAGACAATAGTCTAA